The Thunnus albacares chromosome 11, fThuAlb1.1, whole genome shotgun sequence genome contains a region encoding:
- the gtf2e1 gene encoding general transcription factor IIE subunit 1, with product MIEPQLLTEVPAALKRLAKQVVRGFYGVEHALALDVLIRNPCVREEDMLELLKFDRKQLRSVLNTLKSDKFVKCRMRVETAPDGKTTRHNYYFINYRVLVNVVKYKLDHMRRRIETDERDSTNRASFRCPCCFSTFTDLEANQLFDPMTGTFRCTFCQTEVEEDESVCPDARTPVARFNEQIEPIYALLRETEDVNLSHDLLEPEPTEIPALKQSRERAAASAGNSAGGPHREAWSNKGSAYADLYTQNVVISMEEQEDQQKQANEGKAPKERPVWLTQSTVQGAYSEPDILKSRGDVVPGAQDGAAGLGIGQSDENEEVMRALLIHEKRGVAAAGGGGASAAAKGLTSATANASDSESDTSESDDDSPSGPPAATATKYRGAEEEEEEEDDDFEEVGDEPMVMVGGRSFSYREVSQRPELVEQMSAQEKEAYIEMGRNLFQDMYF from the exons ATGATAGAACCACAGCTACTGACCGAGGTCCCTGCAGCACTTAAGCGGCTGGCCAAGCAGGTCGTAAGGGGTTTCTATGGGGTGGAGCACGCCTTGGCCCTGGATGTGCTGATCCGCAACCCCTGTGTACGTGAGGAGGACATGCTGGAGCTGCTCAAGTTTGACCGTAAACAGCTGCGCTCCGTACTCAACACTCTGAAATCTGACAAGTTTGTCAAGTGCCGCATGAGAGTGGAGACAGCCCCTGATGGCAAGACAACACGACACAACTACTATTTCATCAATTACAG GGTACTGGTAAATGTGGTCAAGTATAAATTGGACCACATGCGACGGCGCATTGAGACAGATGAGCGAGACTCCACCAACCGTGCTTCTTTCCGGTGTCCCTGCTGCTTCTCCACCTTCACCGACCTAGAGGCCAACCAGTTGTTTGACCCTATGACAG GTACATTTCGCTGCACCTTCTGCCAGACTGAGGTAGAAGAGGATGAGTCTGTCTGTCCTGACGCCAGGACACCGGTGGCACGCTTCAATGAGCAGATTGAACCCATCTACGCACTGCTACGCGAGACCGAAGATGTCAACTTGTCCCATGACCTGCTAGAGCCAGAGCCTACTGAGATCCCTGCCCTCAAACAGAG CCGCGAACGTGCTGCAGCATCTGCAGGAAACTCCGCAGGCGGCCCACACCGTGAAGCCTGGTCTAACAAAGGCTCGGCCTACGCTGACCTGTACACCCAGAATGTGGTTATCAGTatggaggagcaggaagacCAGCAGAAACAGGCCAACGAGGGCAAGGCACCTAAAGAGAGGCCCGTCTGGTTGACCCAGAGCACCGTGCAGGGGGCTTACAGCGAGCCTGACATCCTCAAGAGCC GTGGAGACGTTGTACCCGGAGCCCAAGATGGAGCAGCTGGTCTTGGAATTGGTCAGTCAGATGAAAATGAGGAAGTGATGCGTGCCCTGCTCATCCATGAGAAGAGGGGTGTGGCAGCAGCAGGTGGAGGCGGAGCAAGCGCCGCAGCCAAGGGGCTTACCTCCGCCACGGCTAATGCCAGCGACTCAGAGAGCGACACCAGCGAATCGGATGACGACTCTCCTTCAGGTCCTCCCGCTGCCACAGCTACTAAGTATCGGggtgctgaggaggaggaggaggaggaggatgatgactTTGAGGAGGTGGGAGATGAGCCAATGGTGATGGTGGGAGGCCGGTCGTTCTCATACCGAGAAGTGAGCCAGAGGCCAGAGCTAGTGGAGCAGATGTCCGCACAGGAGAAGGAGGCCTACATTGAAATGGGACGAAACCTCTTCCAGGATATGTACTTctga
- the LOC122991852 gene encoding UDP-glucuronosyltransferase-like has translation MSSGVWFPTLGLMAWLCCLSLGPVQGGKVLVMPVDGSHWLSMKILVKELIHRGHEVVVLVPESSLLIRGSESYRTEIYQVPYTKAELDENLNGLRDGVFLKPPAITDMFINVQRLINFTSIQAKGCESLLNNKPLMSRMQGEGFDLMLTDPFLPCGSILAHVFSIPAVYFLRGLPCELDTKANQCPSPPSYVPVSFSGGTDTMTFPQRVKNMFMRLVESYLCRIMYAHFGDLVSRYLGDNMTYKDLLSHGALWLLRYDFTFEWPKPVMPNMVFIGGINCAKKAPLPADLKEFVDGSGDDGFIVFTLGSVVSSMPEEKAKQFFEAFRQIPQRVVWRYTGVIPDNVPKNVRLMKWLPQNDLLAHPKARVFITHGGTHGIYESICNAVPMLMFPLFGDQGDNAHRMVVRGVAEKLGIYDMTTESLLAALNKIIHDKRYKEKIVKLSKIHLDRPVQPLDLAVFWTEFVMRHKGAAHLRVAAHDLNWIQYHSLDVIGFLLIILITVLWVTLKCCLFCTHKCCRKGTAKRKSE, from the exons ATGAGCAGCGGGGTGTGGTTTCCTACACTGGGGCTGATGGCCTGGCTGTGCTGCCTCAGTCTGGGGCCCGTTCAGGGGGGGAAGGTGCTGGTTATGCCTGTGGATGGGAGCCACTGGCTTAGCATGAAGATTCTGGTGAAGGAGCTCATCCACAGGGGCCATGAAGTTGTGGTCCTGGTGCCTGAAAGCAGCCTGTTGATCCGAGGCTCAGAGAGCTACAGGACTGAGATCTACCAAGTGCCCTACACCAAAGCTGAGCTGGACGAAAATTTAAACGGGCTCAGGGATGGAGTGTTCCTCAAGCCACCAGCAATCACAGATATGTTTATCAATGTGCAACGTTTGATTAACTTTACTTCTATTCAGGCGAAAGGTTGTGAGAGTTTGCTTAACAACAAACCTCTAATGAGTCGAATGCAGGGAGAGGGCTTCGATCTTATGCTAACAGACCCCTTTCTTCCCTGCGGCTCCATCCTGGCTCATGTCTTTTCCATACCAGCTGTTTATTTCCTGCGTGGACTTCCATGTGAGTTGGATACAAAGGCTAACCAATgcccttctcctccttcctaCGTTCCTGTGTCCTTCTCTGGTGGAACAGACACCATGACCTTCCCACAGAGAGTCAAGAACATGTTTATGCGTCTTGTGGAGTCCTACTTGTGCCGCATAATGTATGCCCACTTTGGGGACCTGGTCAGCCGGTATTTGGGAGACAACATGACCTACAAGGATCTTTTAAGCCATGGTGCTTTGTGGCTTCTCAGATATGACTTTACTTTTGAATGGCCCAAGCCTGTCATGCCCAACATGGTTTTTATTGGAGGCATCAACTGTGCGAAGAAAGCTCCTCTGCCAGCA GACTTGAAGGAGTTTGTGGATGGCTCAGGAGACGACGGCTTTATTGTCTTTACCCTGGGCTCAGTAGTGTCCAGCATGCCTGAGGAGAAGGCTAAACAGTTCTTTGAGGCTTTTCGGCAAATTCCACAAAGG GTTGTGTGGAGATACACTGGAGTGATACCTGACAATGTACCCAAGAATGTAAGACTTATGAAGTGGCTACCTCAGAATGATCTCCTAG CTCATCCCAAGGCTAGGGTCTTCATCACTCATGGAGGTACCCACGGTATCTACGAGAGTATCTGTAATGCTGTTCCCATGTTGATGTTTCCACTGTTTGGGGACCAGGGAGACAATGCACATCGCATGGTGGTCCGCGGTGTTGCAGAGAAACTCGGTATTTATGATATGACAACTGAAAGCCTGTTGGCGgcactaaataaaataatccatGACAAAAG ATACAAGGAGAAGATAGTGAAGCTGTCCAAGATACACCTGGACCGTCCTGTTCAGCCTTTAGACCTGGCTGTTTTCTGGACTGAGTTTGTTATGAGACACAAAGGAGCCGCACATCTAAGGGTGGCCGCACATGATTTGAACTGGATTCAGTATCACAGCCTGGATGTCATTGGCTTTTTGCTCATCATTCTCATAACTGTTCTGTGGGTGACTCTCAAATGCTGCTTGTTCTGCACCCACAAGTGTTGCAGAAAGGGGACTGCAAAGAGAAAATCAGAGTAG
- the LOC122991854 gene encoding mast cell protease 4-like, whose product MIHAYCIIFVFQLLSLTGAMESTIVGGKVAKPHSRPYMASLQIRGHHTCGGILIREDFVLTAAHCKHSEQMTVVLGAHNISKKEKSQQRIEAEYITHPKYKEYDYDIMLLKLKKNATLNKNVKTIKLPKKDGKIPANIKCNVAGWGLTGDKKRTMSDVLRETREKMQFSFECKNKWKTYFNSQQMLCTTFTKKEGGICQGDSGGPLICNTELHGITAFTYSDDCNDPEYPHVFTKIHFFLPWIKKVMQG is encoded by the exons ATGATACATGCATATTGCATTATATTTGTCTTCCAGCTGCTCTCCCTCACTG GGGCTATGGAGAGCACCATAGTGGGCGGTAAGGTTGCAAAGCCTCATTCCAGACCCTACATGGCATCACTGCAGATCCGTGGACACCATACATGTGGCGGGATACTCATTCGGGAGGACTTTGTCCTAACTGCAGCACACTGCAAACA TTCTGAGCAAATGACGGTGGTACTTGGAGCACATAACATAtccaagaaagagaaaagtcaGCAACGGATCGAAGCGGAGTACATTACACATCCAAAATACAAAGAATACGATTATGACATTATGCTACTTAAG ttaaaaaagaaTGCCACACTTAATAAGAATGTGAAGACCATCAAACTTCCTAAGAAAGACGGAAAAATTCCAGCCAACATTAAGTGTAATGTTGCTGGCTGGGGCTTAACTGGAGACAAGAAGAGAACTATGTCAGATGTACTGAGGGAGACAAGAGAGAAGATGCAATTCAGCTTTGAGTgcaaaaacaaatggaaaacataCTTCAATAGTCAACAAATGCTATGCACCACATTTACCAAAAAGGAGGGAGGCATTTGCCAG GGTGATTCTGGTGGACCACTTATCTGCAACACCGAGCTTCACGGGATAACAGCTTTCACCTACAGCGATGATTGTAATGATCCCGAGTATCCCCATGTCTTCACTAAAATCCACTTCTTTCTCCCCTGGATAAAGAAAGTGATGCAGGGATAG
- the rabl3 gene encoding rab-like protein 3: MASLDRVKVLVLGDSGVGKSSLVHLLCQNQVLGNPSWTVGCSVDVRVQDYKEGTPEEKTYYIELWDVGGSVGSASSVKSTRAVFYNSVNGIILVHDLTNKKSSQNLYRWSLEALNKDSSPTGVIVSNGDYDREQFAENPVPLLLIGTKFDQIPENKRNEVLTRTAFLSEDFNAEEINLDCTNPRYLAAGTSNAVKLSRFFDKVIEKRYFTRDPSQMTGFTDRKRFNFKSLHYD, encoded by the exons ATGGCTTCTCTTGACAGGGTAAAGGTCTTAGTTTTAGGAGATTCCG GGGTGGGAAAGTCTTCCTTAGTCCATCTGCTATGTCAGAACCAGGTTTTAGGAAATCCATCATGGACTGTTGGCTGCTCTGTAGATGTACGG GTTCAGGACTATAAGGAGGGAACCCCGGAGGAGAAAACCTACTACATTGAACTGTGGGATGTTGGAGGATCTGTTGGCAGTGCTAGCAGTGTCAAAAGCACCAGAGCTGTCTTTTACAATTCCGTTAATG GAATTATATTGGTGCACGATTTGACAAATAAGAAATCCTCTCAGAATCTCTACCGCTGGTCACTAGAGGCTTTGAACAAGGATTCCTCTCCAACAGGAGTCATTGTCTCAAATGG TGACTACGACCGAGAGCAGTTTGCTGAGAACCCAGTGCCTTTGTTGCTGATTGGCACCAAGTTTGACCAGATCCCAGAGAACAAACGCAATGAAGTCCTCACCCGGACAGCCTTCTTGTCAGAGGACTTCAACGCAGAGGAGATCAATCTC gaCTGCACCAACCCAAGATACCTTGCTGCAGGCACGTCAAATGCAGTGAAACTTAGCCGATTCTTTGATAAG GTAATAGAGAAGAGATATTTCACAAGAGATCCAAGTCAG ATGACGGgtttcacagacagaaaacgGTTCAACTTCAAAAGTTTGCACTATGACTGA
- the LOC122991858 gene encoding granzyme B-like produces the protein MIHAYCIIFVFQLLSLTGAMESSIVGGKVAKPHSRPYMASLQIREHHTCGGILIRKDFVLTAAHCKYAEQTTVVLGAHDITKEEKSQQRIEAEYIPHPQYTGKFDYDIMLLKLKKKATLNKYVKTIGLPKKDGKIPANIKCAVAGWGLTGDKKRTMSDVLRETKEEIQDSDECENIWKTHFKSERMLCTTFTKRDGGVCQGDSGGPLICNTKPQGITAFTDLKDCNNPEHPHVFTKIHFFLPWIKKVMQG, from the exons ATGATACATGCATATTGCATTATATTTGTCTTCCAGCTGCTCTCCCTCACTG GGGCTATGGAGAGCAGCATAGTGGGCGGTAAGGTTGCAAAGCCTCATTCCAGACCCTACATGGCATCACTGCAGATCCGTGAACACCATACATGTGGCGGGATACTCATTCGGAAGGACTTTGTCCTAACTGCAGCACACTGCAAATA TGCTGAGCAAACGACGGTGGTACTTGGAGCACATGACATAACCAAGGAAGAGAAAAGTCAGCAACGGATCGAAGCGGAGTACATTCCACATCCACAATACACCGGAAAATTTGATTATGACATTATGCTACTTAAG ttaaaaaagaaaGCCACACTTAATAAGTATGTGAAGACCATTGGACTTCCTAAGAAAGACGGAAAAATTCCAGCCAACATTAAGTGTGCTGTTGCTGGCTGGGGCTTAACTGGAGACAAGAAGAGAACTATGTCAGATGTACTGAGGGAGACCAAGGAGGAGATTCAAGACAGTGACGAGTGCGAAAACATATGGAAAACACACTTCAAAAGTGAACGAATGCTATGCACCACATTTACCAAAAGGGATGGAGGCGTTTGCCAG GGTGATTCTGGTGGACCACTTATCTGCAACACCAAGCCTCAAGGGATAACAGCTTTCACCGACCTCAAAGATTGTAATAATCCCGAGCATCCCCATGTCTTCACTAAAATCCACTTCTTTCTTCCCTGGATTAAGAAAGTGATGCAGGGATAG
- the LOC122991855 gene encoding mast cell protease 4-like, translating to MIHAFCIIFVFQLLSLTGAMESSIVGGKVAKPHSRPYMASLQIRGQHTCGGILIREDFVLTAAHCKHPEQTTVVLGAHNITKEEKSQQRIEAEYIPHPKYKEYDYDIMLLKLKKKATLNKYVKTIGLPKKDKKIKANIKCDVAGWGLTGDERHPSNVLRETTEKMQFSFECKNIWETNFNSERMLCTKFTKKEGGVCQGDSGGPLICNTKLHGITAFTYRKDCNNPKYPHVFTKIHFFLPWIKKVMQG from the exons ATGATACATGCATTTTGCATTATATTTGTCTTCCAGCTACTCTCCCTCACTG GGGCTATGGAGAGCAGCATAGTGGGCGGTAAGGTTGCAAAGCCTCATTCCAGACCCTACATGGCATCACTGCAGATCCGTGGACAACATACATGTGGCGGGATACTCATTCGGGAGGACTTTGTCCTAACTGCAGCACACTGCAAACA TCCTGAGCAAACAACGGTGGTACTTGGAGCACATAACATAACCAAGGAAGAGAAAAGTCAGCAACGGATCGAAGCGGAGTACATTCCACATCCAAAATACAAAGAATACGATTATGACATTATGCTACTTAAG ttaaaaaagaaaGCCACACTTAATAAGTATGTGAAGACCATTGGACTTCctaagaaagacaagaaaatcaAAGCCAACATTAAGTGTGATGTTGCTGGCTGGGGCTTAACTGGAGATGAGAGACATCCGTCAAATGTACTGAGGGAGACCACGGAGAAGATGCAATTCAGCTTTGAGTGCAAAAACATATGGGAAACAAACTTCAATAGTGAACGAATGCTATGCACCAAATTTACCAAAAAGGAGGGAGGGGTTTGCCAG GGTGATTCTGGTGGACCACTTATCTGCAACACCAAGCTTCACGGGATAACAGCTTTCACCTACCGCAAAGATTGTAATAATCCCAAGTATCCCCATGTCTTCACTAAAATCCACTTCTTTCTCCCCTGGATTAAGAAAGTGATGCAGGGATAG